A window of the Lagenorhynchus albirostris chromosome 1, mLagAlb1.1, whole genome shotgun sequence genome harbors these coding sequences:
- the PGPEP1L gene encoding pyroglutamyl-peptidase 1-like protein isoform X6: MEVELRILQLPVDYREVKQRVTRIWEDLQPQLVVHVGMDPTAKAIFLEQCGKNWGYRDADIRGFHPERGVCLPDGPEVIASGVSMRAVSRRAVVEGVEVAFSRDAGRYVCDYTYYLSLHHGNGCAALVHVPPLSPSLPASLLGKALQVIIQEMLEETEKARSQRLVHRKLSLCDSRQGEPTGRLLL, from the exons ATGGAGGTGGAGTTGCGGATTCTTCAACTGCCAGTGGATTACAGAGAGGTGAAGCAGAGGGTCACCAGAATCTGGGAGGATCTTCAACCGCAA CTCGTTGTGCATGTGGGCATGGACCCCACCGCCAAGGCCATCTTTCTGGAACAGTGCGGCAAGAACTGGGGCTACAGGGATGCCGATATCCGAGGCTTCCACCCTGAGCGTGGCGTGTGCCTTCCAGATGGCCCGGAAGTGATCGCTTCGGGAGTCAGCATGAGGGCCGTCAGCAGGCGCGCGGTGGTCGAGGGCGTGGAGGTGGCCTTTTCCCGAGACGCAGGCAG GTACGTCTGCGATTACACCTACTACCTGTCTTTGCATCATGGAAATGGATGTGCGGCGCTCGTCCATGTCCCTCCATTATCTCCTTCGCTTCCGGCTAGCCTGCTGGGAAAAGCCCTGCAAGTTATCATCCAGGAAATGCTGGAGGAGACTGAGAAAGCCAGGTCTCAACGCCTGGTTCACAGGAAGCTCAGCCTTTGCGATTCCAGACAGGGGGAACCAACTGGGAGACTGCTCCTTTAG
- the PGPEP1L gene encoding pyroglutamyl-peptidase 1-like protein isoform X5, translating to MTWRQEEVGERQKELSKLGLGRDMEVELRILQLPVDYRELVVHVGMDPTAKAIFLEQCGKNWGYRDADIRGFHPERGVCLPDGPEVIASGVSMRAVSRRAVVEGVEVAFSRDAGRYVCDYTYYLSLHHGNGCAALVHVPPLSPSLPASLLGKALQVIIQEMLEETEKARSQRLVHRKLSLCDSRQGEPTGRLLL from the exons ATGACATGGAGGCAAGAAGAAGTGGGAGAAAGGCAGAAG GAACTCTCCAAGCTGGGTCTGGGGCGTGACATGGAGGTGGAGTTGCGGATTCTTCAACTGCCAGTGGATTACAGAGAG CTCGTTGTGCATGTGGGCATGGACCCCACCGCCAAGGCCATCTTTCTGGAACAGTGCGGCAAGAACTGGGGCTACAGGGATGCCGATATCCGAGGCTTCCACCCTGAGCGTGGCGTGTGCCTTCCAGATGGCCCGGAAGTGATCGCTTCGGGAGTCAGCATGAGGGCCGTCAGCAGGCGCGCGGTGGTCGAGGGCGTGGAGGTGGCCTTTTCCCGAGACGCAGGCAG GTACGTCTGCGATTACACCTACTACCTGTCTTTGCATCATGGAAATGGATGTGCGGCGCTCGTCCATGTCCCTCCATTATCTCCTTCGCTTCCGGCTAGCCTGCTGGGAAAAGCCCTGCAAGTTATCATCCAGGAAATGCTGGAGGAGACTGAGAAAGCCAGGTCTCAACGCCTGGTTCACAGGAAGCTCAGCCTTTGCGATTCCAGACAGGGGGAACCAACTGGGAGACTGCTCCTTTAG
- the PGPEP1L gene encoding pyroglutamyl-peptidase 1-like protein isoform X3, with amino-acid sequence MTWRQEEVGERQKELSKLGLGRDMEVELRILQLPVDYREVKQRVTRIWEDLQPQLVVHVGMDPTAKAIFLEQCGKNWGYRDADIRGFHPERGVCLPDGPEVIASGVSMRAVSRRAVVEGVEVAFSRDAGRYVCDYTYYLSLHHGNGCAALVHVPPLSPSLPASLLGKALQVIIQEMLEETEKARSQRLVHRKLSLCDSRQGEPTGRLLL; translated from the exons ATGACATGGAGGCAAGAAGAAGTGGGAGAAAGGCAGAAG GAACTCTCCAAGCTGGGTCTGGGGCGTGACATGGAGGTGGAGTTGCGGATTCTTCAACTGCCAGTGGATTACAGAGAGGTGAAGCAGAGGGTCACCAGAATCTGGGAGGATCTTCAACCGCAA CTCGTTGTGCATGTGGGCATGGACCCCACCGCCAAGGCCATCTTTCTGGAACAGTGCGGCAAGAACTGGGGCTACAGGGATGCCGATATCCGAGGCTTCCACCCTGAGCGTGGCGTGTGCCTTCCAGATGGCCCGGAAGTGATCGCTTCGGGAGTCAGCATGAGGGCCGTCAGCAGGCGCGCGGTGGTCGAGGGCGTGGAGGTGGCCTTTTCCCGAGACGCAGGCAG GTACGTCTGCGATTACACCTACTACCTGTCTTTGCATCATGGAAATGGATGTGCGGCGCTCGTCCATGTCCCTCCATTATCTCCTTCGCTTCCGGCTAGCCTGCTGGGAAAAGCCCTGCAAGTTATCATCCAGGAAATGCTGGAGGAGACTGAGAAAGCCAGGTCTCAACGCCTGGTTCACAGGAAGCTCAGCCTTTGCGATTCCAGACAGGGGGAACCAACTGGGAGACTGCTCCTTTAG
- the PGPEP1L gene encoding pyroglutamyl-peptidase 1-like protein isoform X4 — MEELSKLGLGRDMEVELRILQLPVDYREVKQRVTRIWEDLQPQLVVHVGMDPTAKAIFLEQCGKNWGYRDADIRGFHPERGVCLPDGPEVIASGVSMRAVSRRAVVEGVEVAFSRDAGRYVCDYTYYLSLHHGNGCAALVHVPPLSPSLPASLLGKALQVIIQEMLEETEKARSQRLVHRKLSLCDSRQGEPTGRLLL; from the exons GAACTCTCCAAGCTGGGTCTGGGGCGTGACATGGAGGTGGAGTTGCGGATTCTTCAACTGCCAGTGGATTACAGAGAGGTGAAGCAGAGGGTCACCAGAATCTGGGAGGATCTTCAACCGCAA CTCGTTGTGCATGTGGGCATGGACCCCACCGCCAAGGCCATCTTTCTGGAACAGTGCGGCAAGAACTGGGGCTACAGGGATGCCGATATCCGAGGCTTCCACCCTGAGCGTGGCGTGTGCCTTCCAGATGGCCCGGAAGTGATCGCTTCGGGAGTCAGCATGAGGGCCGTCAGCAGGCGCGCGGTGGTCGAGGGCGTGGAGGTGGCCTTTTCCCGAGACGCAGGCAG GTACGTCTGCGATTACACCTACTACCTGTCTTTGCATCATGGAAATGGATGTGCGGCGCTCGTCCATGTCCCTCCATTATCTCCTTCGCTTCCGGCTAGCCTGCTGGGAAAAGCCCTGCAAGTTATCATCCAGGAAATGCTGGAGGAGACTGAGAAAGCCAGGTCTCAACGCCTGGTTCACAGGAAGCTCAGCCTTTGCGATTCCAGACAGGGGGAACCAACTGGGAGACTGCTCCTTTAG